One genomic window of Longimicrobium sp. includes the following:
- a CDS encoding GNAT family N-acetyltransferase produces MTQPAIELQESPSAEVLDAIVGGVRAFNRAAAGHPPPRPVACVVRNAEGGIDGGVWAELWGRSVHIAALWVDERLRGGGLGARLLREVEAYAARQGHRLAYVETLGFQARPFYERQGYRVFGVLDEIAEGTSFYFMRKDLPAASSEP; encoded by the coding sequence GTGACCCAGCCGGCCATCGAGCTGCAGGAATCTCCCTCCGCCGAGGTGCTGGACGCGATCGTGGGCGGCGTCCGCGCGTTCAACCGCGCCGCCGCCGGGCACCCGCCGCCGCGCCCGGTCGCGTGCGTGGTGCGCAACGCCGAAGGCGGGATCGACGGCGGCGTGTGGGCGGAGCTGTGGGGGCGCTCGGTGCACATCGCGGCGCTGTGGGTGGACGAGCGCCTGCGCGGCGGCGGTCTCGGCGCCCGGCTCCTGCGCGAGGTGGAGGCATACGCCGCGCGGCAGGGCCACCGGCTCGCGTACGTGGAGACGCTCGGCTTCCAGGCGCGCCCGTTCTACGAGCGCCAGGGCTACCGCGTATTCGGCGTGCTGGACGAGATCGCGGAGGGCACCAGCTTCTACTTCATGCGCAAGGACCTTCCCGCCGCATCGTCCGAGCCCTGA
- a CDS encoding bleomycin resistance family protein encodes MLAHKVTPILNVTDLEESFAWFEKLGWSRAWEWGDPPDFGGVESGPCEIFLCHGQQGGRGRSEVATTFGPDGDQGADKGVWLSIWVADVDEVHRRCVEQGLEVTFAPADMPWHVREMHVRHPDGHVFRVTQPREENE; translated from the coding sequence ATGCTCGCGCACAAGGTGACGCCGATCCTGAACGTCACGGACCTGGAGGAGAGCTTCGCCTGGTTCGAGAAGCTGGGGTGGAGCAGGGCGTGGGAGTGGGGCGATCCCCCCGACTTCGGCGGGGTGGAATCGGGCCCGTGCGAGATCTTCCTCTGCCACGGCCAGCAGGGCGGCCGCGGGCGCAGCGAGGTGGCGACGACGTTCGGGCCGGACGGCGACCAGGGCGCCGACAAGGGCGTGTGGCTGTCGATCTGGGTGGCCGACGTCGACGAGGTCCACCGCCGCTGCGTCGAGCAAGGGCTGGAGGTGACCTTCGCGCCGGCCGACATGCCGTGGCACGTGCGCGAGATGCACGTCCGCCACCCCGACGGCCACGTCTTCCGCGTCACCCAGCCGCGCGAGGAGAACGAGTAG
- a CDS encoding YciI family protein — MQFVVLIYNDPTLLDAVPQDEADAMMRGCFEHVDHLQRNGHRVESKMLAEAHTAKTMRVRNGRMTTVDGPFAEAKEVLGGFNVIEAKDIDEAMEIASHFPWARTGCVEVRAVQDLDAVRERVGAPPAPAEAAVAA; from the coding sequence ATGCAGTTCGTCGTCCTGATCTACAACGATCCCACCCTGCTCGACGCCGTGCCGCAGGACGAGGCCGACGCGATGATGCGCGGCTGCTTCGAGCACGTCGACCATCTCCAGCGCAACGGGCACCGGGTCGAGTCGAAGATGCTGGCCGAGGCGCACACGGCGAAGACGATGCGTGTCCGCAACGGCCGCATGACCACGGTGGACGGGCCGTTCGCCGAGGCCAAGGAAGTGCTGGGCGGCTTCAACGTGATCGAGGCGAAGGACATCGACGAGGCGATGGAGATCGCCTCGCACTTCCCCTGGGCGCGCACCGGGTGCGTGGAGGTGCGCGCGGTGCAGGACCTGGACGCCGTGCGCGAGCGCGTCGGCGCCCCGCCCGCTCCTGCCGAGGCTGCCGTCGCCGCGTGA
- a CDS encoding ion transporter has protein sequence MRTRRRTWEILECTRPGDAAGRRFSILLITLITLNVAAVVLESIQPLEHRLAPLFQAFEGASVLVFTAEYLARLWSCTADPRYREPVRGRIRFALSPMALVDLVAVLPFFAAMATMDLRVLRAARLFRIVRLLKATRYIAAMRLLRGVLRARREELVLTTALIMVLLVIASTVIYFAENAAQPDKFSSILESMWWAVATLTTVGYGDVYPVTPLGRLAGGLIAILGLGFFALPTAILGAGFVEAIKLTRAPLLCPHCGMPADKPGEAGPVTPPRSPVRGAGARLRFVRPRNRTAATPSGRPARSPCPSSST, from the coding sequence ATGCGCACGCGGAGGCGGACGTGGGAGATCCTGGAGTGCACCCGGCCGGGCGATGCGGCCGGGCGACGGTTCTCCATCCTTCTCATTACGCTGATCACGCTGAACGTGGCGGCGGTGGTGCTCGAATCCATTCAGCCGCTCGAGCACCGGCTCGCACCGCTGTTCCAGGCGTTCGAGGGCGCATCGGTGCTCGTGTTCACGGCCGAGTACCTCGCGCGCCTCTGGTCGTGCACGGCGGACCCGCGCTACCGGGAGCCGGTCCGCGGCAGGATCCGGTTCGCGCTTTCGCCGATGGCGCTGGTGGACCTGGTGGCGGTGCTGCCGTTCTTCGCCGCGATGGCGACGATGGACCTGCGCGTGCTCCGCGCGGCGCGCCTCTTCCGCATCGTGCGGCTGCTGAAGGCCACGCGATACATCGCGGCGATGCGACTGCTGCGGGGCGTGCTGCGGGCGAGGCGCGAAGAGCTCGTGCTTACCACGGCGCTGATAATGGTGCTGCTCGTCATCGCCTCGACCGTCATCTACTTCGCCGAGAACGCGGCGCAGCCCGACAAGTTCTCCAGCATCCTCGAAAGCATGTGGTGGGCGGTGGCCACGCTCACCACCGTCGGCTACGGCGACGTGTACCCGGTGACGCCCCTCGGCCGGCTCGCGGGCGGGCTCATCGCCATTCTCGGCCTCGGCTTCTTCGCGCTGCCGACGGCGATCCTGGGCGCCGGCTTCGTGGAGGCGATCAAGCTCACCCGCGCGCCTCTGCTCTGTCCCCACTGCGGAATGCCCGCCGACAAGCCGGGTGAAGCGGGTCCTGTCACCCCGCCGCGCTCACCTGTGCGAGGCGCCGGGGCACGATTACGTTTCGTGCGCCCGCGCAATCGCACCGCCGCAACTCCGTCCGGCCGTCCCGCTCGATCTCCATGCCCGTCTTCGTCCACCTGA